In Pongo abelii isolate AG06213 chromosome 15, NHGRI_mPonAbe1-v2.0_pri, whole genome shotgun sequence, a single window of DNA contains:
- the LOC134759965 gene encoding olfactory receptor 4E1, with amino-acid sequence MEEAVLLNQTSLVTYFRLRGLSVNQKAQIAMFSMFLIFYVLTLIGNVLIVITIIYDHRLHTPMYFFLSNLSFIDVCHSTVTVLKMLRDTWSEEKLISFDACVTQMFCLHLFACTEIFLLTVMAYDRYVAICKPLQYMIVMNWKVCVLLAVALWTGGTIHSIALTSPTIKLPYCGPDEIDNFFCDVPQVIKLACTYTHVIEILIVSNSGLISVVCFVVLVVSYAVILVSLRQQISKGKWKALSTCAAHLTVVTLFLGHCIFIYSRPSTSLPEDKVVSVFFTAVTPLLNPIIYTLRNEEMKSALNKLVGRKERKEEK; translated from the coding sequence ATGGAAGAGGCCGTTCTACTCAATCAAACTTCTTTAGTGACATATTTTCGGCTTAGAGGTTTATCTGTAAATCAGAAGGCACAGATAGCTATGTTTTCCATGTTCCTCATTTTTTATGTCCTGACACTCATTGGGAACGTTCTCATTGTCATAACTATTATCTATGACCACCGGCTCCATACTCCCATGTATTTCTTCCTCAGCAACCTGTCCTTTATTGATGTCTGCCACTCTACTGTCACTGTCCTCAAGATGCTGAGAGACACCTGGTCAGAGGAAAAGCTCATCTCTTTTGATGCCTGTGTGACCCAGATGTTCTGCCTGCACCTCTTTGCCTGCACAGAGATCTTCCTCCTCACCGTCATGGCCTATGATCGGTATGTGGCCATTTGTAAACCTCTGCAGTACATGATAGTGATGAACTGGAAGGTATGTGTGCTGCTGGCTGTGGCCCTCTGGACAGGAGGGACCATCCACTCCATAGCCCTCACCTCCCCTACCATCAAACTGCCCTACTGTGGTCCTGATGAGATTGACAACTTCTTCTGTGATGTACCTCAGGTGATCAAGCTGGCCTGCACTTACACCCATGTTATTGAGATCCTCATTGTCTCCAACAGTGGACTGATCTCCGTGGTCTGTTTTGTGGTCCTGGTGGTGTCCTACGCAGTCATCCTGGTGAGTCTGAGGCAGCAGATCTCCAAGGGCAAGTGGAAGGCCCTGTCCACCTGCGCAGCCCATCTCACTGTAGTTACACTGTTCCTGGGACACTGCATCTTCATCTATTCCCGCCCATCCACCAGCCTCCCAGAGGACAAGGTAGTATCTGTGTTTTTCACTGCAGTCACCCCCCTGCTGAACCCCATTATCTATACCCTtaggaatgaagaaatgaagagtgCCTTGAACAAGTTAGtggggagaaaagagaggaaagaagaaaaatga
- the LOC134759967 gene encoding olfactory receptor 4E2, protein MDSLNQTRVTEFVFLGLTDKWVLEMLFFMAFSAIYVLTLSGNILIIIATVFTPRLHTPMYFFLSNLSFIDICHSSVTVPKMLEGLLLERKTISFDNCITQLFFLHLFACAEIFLLIIMAYDRYMAICTPLHYPNVMNMRVCIQLVFALWLGGTVHSLGQTFLTIRLPYCGPNIIDSYFCDVPVVIKLACTDTYLTGILIVTNSGTISLSCFLAVVTSYTVILVSLRKHSAEGRQKALSTCSAHFMVVALFFGPCIFIYTRPDTSFSIDKVVSVFYTVVTPLLNPFIHTLRNDEVKSAMKQLRQRQVFFMKSYT, encoded by the coding sequence ATGGACAGTCTAAACCAAACAAGAGTGACTGAATTTGTCTTCTTGGGACTCACTGATAAATGGGTGCTGGAGATGCTGTTTTTCATGGCATTCTCAGCCATTTATGTGCTAACGCTTTCGGGGAACATTCTCATCATCATTGCCACAGTCTTTACTCCACGTCTCCATACCCCCATGTATTTCTTCCTGAGCAATCTTTCCTTTATTGACATCTGCCACTCATCTGTCACTGTGCCGAAGATGTTGGAGGGTTTGCTTTTAGAGAGAAAGACCATTTCCTTTGACAACTGCATCACACAGCTCTTCTTCCTACATCTCTTTGCTTGTGCTGAGATCTTTCTGCTGATCATTATGGCGTATGATCGTTACATGGCtatctgcactccactccactaccccaATGTGATGAACATGAGAGTCTGTATACAGCTTGTCTTTGCTCTCTGGTTGGGCGGTACTGTTCACTCACTAGGGCAGACCTTCTTGACTATTCGTCTACCTTACTGTGGCCCCAACATTATTGACAGCTACTTCTGTGATGTGCCTGTTGTTATCAAGCTGGCCTGCACAGATACATACCTTACAGGAATACTGATTGTGACCAATAGTGGAACCATCTCCCTCTCCTGTTTCTTGGCTGTGGTCACCTCCTATACGGTCATCTTGGTTTCTCTTCGAAAACACTCAGCTGAAGGGCGCCAGAAAGCCCTGTCTACCTGCTCGGCCCACTTCATGGTTGTTGCCCTCTTCTTTGGGCCATGTATCTTCATCTATACTCGGCCAGACACCAGCTTCTCCATTGACAAGGTGGTGTCTGTCTTCTACACAGTGGTCACCCCTTTGCTGAATCCCTTCATTCACACCTTGAGGAATGACGAGGTAAAAAGTGCCATGAAGCAGCTCAGGCAGAGACAAGTTTTTTTCATGAAATCATATACATAA